A portion of the Streptomyces sp. NBC_01335 genome contains these proteins:
- a CDS encoding glutamate synthase subunit beta: protein MADPKGFLTTGREVAQTRPVGERVKDWNEVYVPGSLLPIISKQAGRCMDCGIPFCHNGCPLGNLIPEWNDYAYREDWTAASERLHATNNFPEFTGRLCPAPCESACVLGINQPAVTIKNVEVSIIDKAWDSGDVTPQPPERLSGKTVAVIGSGPAGLAAAQQLTRAGHTVVVYERADRIGGLLRYGIPEFKMEKSHINRRIEQMRAEGTKFRTEVEIGADMPADALRRRYDAVVVAAGATVSRDLPVPGRELGGVHFAMEYLPLSNKVQEGDLTVSPISAEGKHVVVIGGGDTGADCVGTAHRQGALSVTQLEIMPRPGEDRNANQPWPTFPMLYKVTSAHEEGGERLYSVSTTHFEGDEDGNVQSLHLIEVEFKDGKLEQKAGTERVIPAQLVTLAMGFTGTDQANGLVEQFGLGLDERGNIARDADYATNVEGVYVAGDAGRGQSLIVWAIAEGRSAARGVDRFLTGTSALPAPIRPTDRSLMV from the coding sequence ATGGCTGACCCCAAGGGCTTCCTGACCACCGGGCGCGAGGTCGCGCAGACCCGCCCCGTGGGTGAGCGCGTCAAGGACTGGAACGAGGTCTACGTTCCGGGCTCCCTGCTCCCCATCATCAGCAAGCAGGCCGGCCGCTGCATGGACTGCGGCATCCCGTTCTGCCACAACGGCTGTCCGCTCGGAAACCTCATCCCCGAGTGGAACGACTACGCCTACCGCGAGGACTGGACCGCCGCGTCCGAGCGCCTGCACGCCACGAACAACTTCCCGGAGTTCACCGGGCGGCTGTGCCCGGCTCCCTGCGAGTCGGCGTGCGTGCTCGGCATCAACCAGCCGGCCGTCACCATCAAGAACGTCGAAGTCTCCATCATCGACAAGGCGTGGGACAGCGGCGACGTCACCCCGCAGCCGCCCGAGCGCCTCTCCGGCAAGACCGTCGCCGTCATCGGCTCCGGCCCCGCCGGACTGGCCGCCGCCCAGCAGCTGACCCGGGCCGGCCACACCGTGGTCGTCTACGAGCGCGCCGACCGCATCGGCGGCCTGCTGCGCTACGGCATCCCCGAGTTCAAGATGGAGAAGTCGCACATCAACCGCCGCATCGAGCAGATGCGCGCGGAGGGCACCAAGTTCCGCACCGAGGTGGAGATCGGCGCCGACATGCCGGCCGACGCGCTCCGCCGCCGCTACGACGCGGTCGTCGTCGCGGCCGGTGCCACGGTCTCCCGCGACCTCCCCGTCCCGGGCCGCGAGCTGGGTGGCGTCCACTTCGCCATGGAGTACCTCCCGCTCTCCAACAAGGTGCAGGAGGGCGACCTGACGGTCTCCCCGATCAGCGCCGAGGGCAAGCACGTCGTGGTCATCGGCGGCGGCGACACCGGAGCCGACTGCGTGGGCACCGCCCACCGCCAGGGCGCGCTCTCCGTCACCCAGCTGGAGATCATGCCGCGGCCCGGCGAGGACCGGAACGCCAACCAGCCCTGGCCGACCTTCCCCATGCTCTACAAGGTCACCTCCGCGCACGAGGAGGGCGGCGAGCGGCTCTACTCCGTCTCGACCACCCACTTCGAGGGCGACGAGGACGGCAACGTCCAGTCCCTGCACCTCATCGAGGTGGAGTTCAAGGACGGCAAGCTGGAGCAGAAGGCCGGCACCGAGCGCGTCATCCCGGCCCAGCTCGTCACCCTCGCCATGGGCTTCACCGGCACCGACCAGGCCAACGGCCTCGTCGAGCAGTTCGGCCTCGGCCTCGACGAGCGCGGCAACATCGCCCGCGACGCCGACTACGCCACCAACGTCGAGGGCGTCTACGTCGCCGGTGACGCCGGCCGCGGCCAGTCGCTCATCGTGTGGGCCATCGCCGAGGGCCGCTCCGCGGCACGCGGCGTGGACCGCTTCCTGACCGGGACCAGCGCCCTGCCGGCCCCGATCCGCCCGACGGACCGCTCCCTGATGGTCTGA
- a CDS encoding pyridoxamine 5'-phosphate oxidase family protein, with product MTPNTPASTATTPTTWADFHAAEPGFATTAEKRFRLYRHQVLATLRKDGSPRVSGLEADFRFGEMLLGMMPHSRKALDLFRDPRFAMQANPGPDAEMADGDVRVAGRAIEVNDPALLARFIEEATPPEPFHLFRVDLTEVVHTGMDGEELVVRSWIPGRGLRTVRRGNEGPVG from the coding sequence ATGACACCGAACACCCCCGCCTCCACCGCCACGACCCCCACCACCTGGGCGGACTTCCACGCGGCCGAACCCGGCTTCGCCACCACCGCCGAGAAGCGCTTCCGCCTCTACCGCCACCAGGTCCTGGCGACCCTCCGCAAGGACGGGTCGCCCCGGGTCTCCGGGCTGGAGGCCGACTTCCGCTTCGGCGAGATGCTGCTCGGCATGATGCCGCACTCCCGCAAGGCCCTCGACCTGTTCCGCGACCCCCGCTTCGCGATGCAGGCGAACCCCGGGCCGGACGCCGAGATGGCCGACGGCGACGTACGCGTCGCCGGCCGCGCGATCGAGGTCAACGACCCCGCCCTGCTGGCCCGCTTCATCGAGGAGGCCACGCCTCCCGAGCCGTTCCACCTCTTCCGCGTCGACCTCACCGAGGTGGTCCACACCGGGATGGACGGCGAGGAACTCGTCGTCCGCTCCTGGATCCCGGGCCGCGGACTGCGCACGGTCCGCCGGGGGAACGAGGGGCCGGTGGGGTGA
- a CDS encoding cold-shock protein — MATGTVKWFNSEKGFGFIEQDGGGADVFAHYSNIATSGFRELQEGQKVSFDVTQGQKGPQAENIVPA; from the coding sequence ATGGCTACTGGAACCGTGAAGTGGTTCAACTCGGAAAAGGGCTTCGGCTTCATCGAGCAGGACGGCGGCGGCGCCGACGTCTTCGCCCACTACTCCAACATCGCCACCTCGGGCTTCCGTGAGCTCCAGGAGGGCCAGAAGGTCTCCTTCGACGTCACGCAGGGCCAGAAGGGCCCGCAGGCGGAGAACATCGTCCCCGCCTAA
- a CDS encoding VWA domain-containing protein codes for MIGSPMDAATGTAAGPALSLDKVAARAPGLVSLYKRAGVSLRKRGMDGARAAVYLVLDYSGSMKDYYKDGSVQALADQVLGLSAHLDDDGRVPVVFFSTDIDAVTDIALDNHRGRVDAIAAGLGHMGKTSYHLAMDAVIDHYLDSGSTAPALVVFQTDGGPINKLAAERYLCKAAELPLFWQFVGFGNTRSTQFDFLRKLDELAVPAKRVVDNAGYFHAGPDPRTVPDEELYDRLVAEFPLWLAAARERGIVG; via the coding sequence ATGATCGGATCGCCTATGGATGCGGCCACGGGTACGGCCGCGGGCCCCGCGCTCTCCCTCGACAAGGTGGCGGCGCGTGCGCCCGGCCTCGTGAGCCTCTACAAGAGGGCGGGGGTCTCCCTGCGCAAGCGCGGCATGGACGGCGCCAGGGCGGCGGTCTACCTGGTCCTCGACTACTCGGGCTCGATGAAGGACTACTACAAGGACGGCAGCGTCCAGGCCCTCGCCGACCAGGTACTGGGGCTGTCCGCCCATCTCGACGACGACGGGCGCGTCCCCGTCGTCTTCTTCTCCACCGACATCGACGCCGTCACCGACATCGCGCTCGACAACCACCGAGGGCGCGTCGACGCGATCGCGGCGGGCCTCGGGCACATGGGGAAGACCAGCTACCACCTGGCGATGGACGCGGTCATCGACCACTACCTCGACAGCGGCTCCACCGCCCCCGCTCTCGTCGTCTTCCAGACCGACGGCGGCCCGATCAACAAACTCGCGGCCGAACGGTACCTCTGCAAGGCCGCCGAACTCCCGCTGTTCTGGCAGTTCGTCGGGTTCGGCAACACCCGCAGCACGCAGTTCGACTTCCTGCGCAAGCTCGACGAACTCGCCGTCCCTGCAAAGCGCGTGGTCGACAACGCCGGTTACTTCCACGCCGGACCCGACCCGCGCACCGTCCCCGACGAGGAGCTCTACGACCGGCTCGTGGCGGAGTTCCCGCTCTGGCTCGCGGCGGCCCGGGAACGCGGCATCGTGGGGTGA
- a CDS encoding rhomboid family intramembrane serine protease: MEADTPADTPTCYRHPSFETHVRCTRCDRRICPDCMREAAVGHQCPECVREGNRTVRQARSLFGGRVPSGTKPLVTYALIALNVLAYVAEVVKPEILDRFGLLGAALTGPDGALYVYDGWTQPGYDATGVVGGEWYRLLTGSFLHLPPDSSIGVMHLVFNMLALWNLGRDVETQLGKVRYAALYLLSAVGSSVLVYVLAPDSNTVGASGAIFGLAAALYVIGRRLGRDVSQLNRFMAGFLVWMVISAFFTSWQGHLGGLLTGGLVMFGLAYAPPKLRNGLAQTVAAVVLLGLLALVVVLKTNALTGG; encoded by the coding sequence ATGGAGGCCGACACCCCCGCCGACACCCCCACCTGTTACCGCCATCCGTCCTTCGAGACACATGTCCGCTGCACCCGCTGCGACCGCCGGATATGCCCGGACTGCATGCGTGAGGCCGCGGTCGGCCATCAGTGCCCGGAGTGCGTACGGGAGGGCAACCGCACGGTCCGCCAGGCGCGGAGCCTCTTCGGCGGCCGGGTCCCGTCGGGCACGAAGCCCCTGGTCACGTACGCCCTCATCGCCCTGAACGTCCTCGCCTACGTCGCCGAGGTCGTGAAGCCGGAGATCCTGGACCGGTTCGGGCTGCTCGGGGCGGCGCTCACCGGCCCCGACGGAGCCCTGTACGTGTACGACGGCTGGACGCAGCCCGGCTACGACGCGACCGGAGTGGTCGGCGGCGAGTGGTACCGGCTGCTGACCGGCTCGTTCCTGCATCTGCCGCCGGACTCGTCGATCGGCGTGATGCACCTGGTCTTCAACATGCTGGCGCTCTGGAACCTCGGCCGGGACGTGGAGACCCAGCTCGGCAAGGTCAGGTACGCGGCGCTGTACCTGCTCTCCGCGGTGGGCAGTTCGGTGCTGGTGTACGTACTGGCGCCCGACAGCAACACCGTGGGGGCCTCCGGTGCGATCTTCGGCCTGGCCGCCGCGCTCTACGTCATCGGCCGACGGCTGGGCCGCGACGTGAGCCAGCTGAACCGCTTCATGGCCGGGTTCCTGGTCTGGATGGTGATCTCCGCCTTCTTCACCTCCTGGCAGGGCCACCTCGGCGGCCTGCTCACCGGCGGCCTGGTGATGTTCGGCCTGGCGTACGCGCCGCCGAAGCTCCGCAACGGCCTCGCGCAGACCGTCGCCGCCGTGGTGCTGCTGGGGCTGCTGGCGCTCGTGGTGGTGCTGAAGACGAACGCGCTGACCGGCGGCTGA
- a CDS encoding DEAD/DEAH box helicase: MTRFERQDRPAGNRQPSGRGRAQSQAAPARRGAGKAPARRRPAAPQGGEFALPETLTPALPAVEAFAELDMPAALLKTLAAQGVTDPFPIQGATLPNSLAGRDILGRGRTGSGKTLAFGLALLARTAGRRSEPRAPLALVLVPTRELAQQVTDALTPYATSVNLRLATVVGGMSLTKQAATLRRGAEVLVATPGRLKDLIERGDCRLDEVSITVLDEADQMADMGFMPQVTALLKQVEADGQRMLFSATLDKNIDRLVKMFLTDPVVHSVDPSAGAVTTMEHHVLHVLDDTDKKAVATKIAAREGRVIMFVDTKRAADRFAKRLLAAGVRAAALHGGRSQPQRNRTLDQFKDGQVTALVATNVAARGIHVDDLDLVVNVDPPTDHKDYLHRGGRTARAGESGSVVTLVLPEEKRDMTRLMQDAGIAPHTTRITSSDPELSRITGAREPSGIAVVIEVPQPTPPKQRTRSGGQAGTTGATTRSGSRGRGRRGGAGGAGGTSTTTGTTGGARGTGNGGGRGGASAGAQRGEARGAGAGRTGASAGRTGSGRTGTGSGRTGTGSGRPAGAGRGNGGNGGGAPRSRRAA, translated from the coding sequence ATGACCCGCTTCGAACGCCAGGACCGCCCGGCCGGCAACCGTCAGCCGAGTGGACGGGGCCGCGCCCAGTCCCAGGCCGCCCCCGCCCGCCGGGGAGCCGGCAAGGCTCCCGCGCGCCGCCGTCCCGCCGCTCCGCAGGGCGGCGAGTTCGCCCTGCCGGAGACCCTCACCCCCGCTCTGCCCGCCGTCGAGGCGTTCGCCGAGCTGGACATGCCCGCAGCGCTGCTGAAGACGCTGGCCGCGCAGGGTGTCACCGACCCCTTCCCGATCCAGGGCGCCACCCTGCCGAACTCGCTCGCCGGCCGGGACATCCTCGGCCGCGGCCGCACCGGCTCCGGCAAGACGCTGGCCTTCGGCCTCGCGCTGCTGGCCCGTACCGCCGGACGCCGCAGCGAGCCCCGCGCCCCGCTGGCCCTCGTGCTGGTTCCGACCCGCGAGCTCGCCCAGCAGGTGACCGACGCGCTTACGCCGTACGCCACCTCCGTGAACCTGCGCCTGGCGACCGTGGTCGGCGGGATGTCCCTCACCAAGCAGGCCGCCACGCTCCGGCGCGGCGCCGAGGTGCTCGTCGCCACTCCGGGCCGGCTGAAGGACCTCATCGAGCGCGGCGACTGCCGCCTGGACGAGGTCTCCATCACGGTCCTCGACGAGGCCGACCAGATGGCCGACATGGGCTTCATGCCGCAGGTCACCGCCCTGCTCAAGCAGGTCGAGGCGGACGGCCAGCGGATGCTGTTCTCCGCCACCCTGGACAAGAACATCGACCGGCTGGTCAAGATGTTCCTGACCGACCCGGTCGTGCACTCCGTCGACCCGTCGGCCGGCGCCGTCACCACGATGGAGCACCACGTGCTGCACGTGCTGGACGACACCGACAAGAAGGCCGTCGCCACGAAGATCGCCGCCCGCGAGGGCCGCGTGATCATGTTCGTCGACACCAAGCGTGCCGCCGACCGCTTCGCCAAGCGCCTGCTCGCCGCCGGTGTCCGCGCCGCCGCCCTGCACGGCGGCCGGTCCCAGCCGCAGCGCAACCGCACCCTGGACCAGTTCAAGGACGGCCAGGTCACGGCGCTCGTCGCGACCAACGTGGCGGCCCGCGGCATCCACGTCGACGACCTCGACCTCGTCGTCAACGTGGACCCGCCCACCGACCACAAGGACTACCTCCACCGAGGCGGCCGCACCGCGCGCGCCGGCGAGTCCGGCAGCGTCGTCACGCTGGTGCTGCCCGAGGAGAAGCGGGACATGACCCGCCTCATGCAGGACGCGGGCATCGCCCCGCACACCACCCGCATCACCTCCAGCGACCCGGAGCTCAGCCGGATCACCGGCGCCCGCGAGCCCTCCGGCATCGCGGTCGTCATCGAGGTGCCCCAGCCGACCCCGCCGAAGCAGCGCACCCGCTCCGGCGGCCAGGCGGGCACCACCGGCGCCACCACCCGCTCGGGCAGCCGCGGCCGCGGTCGCCGGGGCGGCGCGGGCGGCGCCGGAGGCACGAGCACCACCACCGGCACCACCGGCGGCGCACGCGGCACGGGCAACGGCGGCGGTCGCGGCGGAGCCTCCGCCGGGGCGCAGCGCGGCGAGGCCCGCGGTGCGGGCGCCGGGCGTACGGGCGCGAGCGCCGGCCGCACCGGTTCCGGCCGTACGGGCACGGGCTCGGGCCGTACCGGCACCGGCTCCGGCCGTCCCGCCGGGGCGGGCCGGGGCAACGGCGGCAACGGTGGGGGAGCGCCCCGCAGCCGCCGCGCCGCGTAA
- the gltB gene encoding glutamate synthase large subunit — translation MRIHAWSPMDGRPAQQGMYDPRNEHDACGVGFVATLTGVASHALVEQALTVLRNLEHRGATGSEPDSGDGAGILLQVPDAFLREETGFDLPEAGAYAVGIAFLPADGSTDAVAEIEKIAGEEGLTVLGWREVPVAPALLGNGARATMPEFRQIFVADGTSTGIALDRKAFVLRKRAEREAGVYFPSLSARTLVYKGMLTTGQLEPFFPDLSDRRFATAVALVHSRFSTNTFPSWPLAHPYRFVAHNGEINTVKGNRNWMKARESQLASGLFGEAALDRIFPVCTPDASDSASFDEVLELLHLGGRSLPHSVLMMVPEAWENHDSMDPARRAFYQYHSTMMEPWDGPACVTFTDGTQVGAVLDRNGLRPGRYWVTDEGLVVLSSEVGVLDIDPAKVVRKGRLQPGKMFLVDTAEHRIIEDDEIKAGLAGEQPYEEWLETGEIELGDLPEREHIVHTHASVTRRQQTFGYTEEELRVLLAPMARTAGEPLGSMGTDSPIAALSARPRLLFDYFTQLFAQVTNPPLDAIREELVTSLRSSLGPQGNILEPTAATCRSVTLPFPVIDNDELAKLIHINADGDMPGMKAATLAGLYRVGGGGDALAARIEAICTEVDTAIEDGARLIVLSDRHSDAEHAPIPSLLLTSAVHHHLIRTKQRTQVGLLVEAGDVREVHHVALLIGYGAAAVNPYLAMESVEDLVRAGTFIEGIEPEQAIRNLIYALGKGVLKVMSKMGISTVASYRGAQVFEAVGLDEGFVATYFNGTATKIGGAGLDVVAKEVAARHTKAYPASGIAASHRALEIGGEYQWRREGEPHLFDPETVFRLQHATRNRRYDIFKKYTDRVNEQSERLMTLRGLFGFKSDRAPISVDEVESVADIVKRFSTGAMSYGSISLEAHETLAIAMNQLGAKSNTGEGGEDADRLYDPARRSSIKQVASGRFGVTSEYLVNADDIQIKMAQGAKPGEGGQLPGHKVYPWVAKTRHSTPGVGLISPPPHHDIYSIEDLAQLIHDLKNANPAARIHVKLVSEVGVGTVAAGVSKAHADVVLISGHDGGTGASPLTSLKHAGGPWELGLAETQQTLLLNGLRDRIVVQTDGQLKTGRDVVIAALLGAEEFGFATAPLVVSGCVMMRVCHLDTCPVGIATQNPVLRERFSGKAEYVVNFFQFIAEEVREILAELGFRTIEEAVGHAELLDTDRAITHWKAQGLDLAPLFHVPELPEGAVRHRIHEQDHGLAKALDNELIKLAADALGADSAEAALPVRAQVAIRNVNRTVGTMLGHEITKKFGGSGLPENTVDITFTGSAGQSFGAFLPAGVTLRLEGDANDYVGKGLSGGRIVIRPDRGADHLAEYSTIAGNTIGYGATGGELFLRGRTGERFCVRNSGATVVSEGVGDHGCEYMTGGHAVVLGETGRNFAAGMSGGVAYVIDLDRDNVNSGNLGAIEELTEADAQWLHDVVRRHQEETGSTVAEKLLAEWATAVTRFSKIIPSTYKAVLAAKDAAELAGLSEQETTEKMMEAATNG, via the coding sequence ATGCGCATCCACGCCTGGTCGCCCATGGACGGTCGCCCCGCCCAGCAGGGGATGTACGACCCCCGTAACGAACACGACGCCTGCGGTGTCGGGTTCGTCGCCACCCTGACCGGTGTGGCCAGCCACGCGCTGGTCGAGCAGGCGCTGACCGTACTGCGCAACCTCGAACACCGCGGCGCCACCGGCTCGGAGCCCGACTCGGGCGACGGCGCCGGAATCCTCCTCCAGGTCCCGGACGCCTTCCTCCGCGAAGAGACCGGCTTCGACCTCCCGGAAGCCGGCGCGTACGCCGTCGGCATCGCGTTCCTCCCCGCCGACGGCTCCACGGACGCCGTCGCGGAGATCGAGAAGATCGCCGGCGAAGAGGGCCTCACCGTCCTCGGCTGGCGCGAGGTCCCGGTCGCCCCGGCCCTCCTCGGCAACGGCGCCCGCGCCACCATGCCCGAGTTCCGCCAGATCTTCGTCGCCGACGGCACCAGCACCGGCATCGCCCTCGACCGCAAGGCCTTCGTCCTGCGCAAGCGTGCCGAGCGGGAGGCCGGTGTCTACTTCCCGTCGCTCTCCGCCCGCACCCTCGTCTACAAGGGCATGCTCACCACCGGGCAGCTGGAGCCGTTCTTCCCCGACCTGTCCGACCGCCGGTTCGCCACCGCCGTCGCACTCGTCCACTCCCGCTTCTCCACCAACACCTTCCCCAGCTGGCCCCTGGCACACCCGTACCGCTTCGTCGCCCACAACGGCGAGATCAACACGGTCAAGGGCAACCGCAACTGGATGAAGGCCCGCGAGTCGCAGCTCGCCTCCGGACTCTTCGGCGAGGCCGCGCTCGACCGCATCTTCCCTGTCTGCACCCCGGACGCCTCCGACTCGGCCTCCTTCGACGAGGTCCTGGAGCTCCTCCACCTCGGCGGACGCTCGCTGCCGCACTCGGTGCTGATGATGGTCCCCGAGGCGTGGGAGAACCACGACTCCATGGACCCGGCCCGCCGCGCGTTCTACCAGTACCACTCCACGATGATGGAGCCCTGGGACGGACCCGCCTGCGTCACCTTCACCGACGGCACCCAGGTCGGCGCGGTCCTCGACCGCAACGGTCTGCGCCCCGGCCGCTACTGGGTCACCGACGAGGGCCTCGTCGTCCTCTCCTCCGAGGTCGGCGTCCTCGACATCGACCCCGCCAAGGTCGTCCGCAAGGGCCGCCTCCAGCCCGGCAAGATGTTCCTCGTCGACACCGCCGAGCACCGCATCATCGAGGACGACGAGATCAAGGCCGGCCTCGCGGGCGAGCAGCCCTACGAGGAGTGGCTGGAGACCGGCGAGATCGAACTCGGCGACCTCCCCGAGCGCGAGCACATCGTGCACACCCACGCCTCGGTCACCCGCCGCCAGCAGACCTTCGGCTACACCGAGGAAGAGCTCCGCGTCCTCCTCGCCCCGATGGCCCGCACCGCCGGCGAACCGCTCGGCTCCATGGGCACCGACTCGCCCATCGCCGCGCTCTCCGCCCGGCCCCGGCTCCTCTTCGACTACTTCACCCAGCTCTTCGCCCAGGTCACCAACCCGCCGCTGGACGCCATCCGCGAGGAGCTCGTCACCTCGCTGCGCTCCTCGCTCGGCCCCCAGGGCAACATCCTGGAGCCGACCGCCGCGACGTGCCGCAGCGTCACGCTGCCCTTCCCGGTGATCGACAACGACGAGCTCGCCAAGCTGATACACATCAACGCCGACGGCGACATGCCGGGCATGAAGGCCGCCACCCTGGCCGGCCTCTACCGCGTCGGCGGCGGCGGCGACGCCCTCGCCGCCCGCATCGAGGCCATCTGCACCGAGGTCGACACCGCCATCGAGGACGGCGCCCGCCTCATCGTCCTCTCCGACCGGCACTCCGACGCCGAGCACGCGCCGATCCCGTCGCTGCTGCTCACCTCCGCCGTCCACCACCACCTCATCCGCACCAAGCAGCGCACCCAGGTGGGCCTGCTGGTCGAGGCCGGTGACGTCCGCGAGGTCCACCACGTCGCCCTGCTGATCGGCTACGGCGCCGCCGCCGTCAACCCGTACCTCGCCATGGAGTCCGTCGAGGACCTCGTCCGCGCCGGTACGTTCATCGAGGGCATCGAGCCCGAGCAGGCCATCCGCAACCTGATCTACGCCCTCGGCAAGGGCGTCCTCAAGGTCATGTCGAAGATGGGCATCTCGACCGTCGCCTCCTACCGCGGCGCCCAGGTCTTCGAGGCCGTCGGCCTCGACGAGGGCTTCGTCGCGACGTACTTCAACGGCACCGCCACCAAGATCGGCGGCGCCGGCCTCGACGTCGTCGCCAAGGAGGTCGCCGCCCGGCACACCAAGGCGTACCCCGCCTCCGGCATCGCGGCCTCGCACCGCGCGCTGGAGATCGGCGGCGAGTACCAGTGGCGCCGCGAGGGCGAACCGCACCTGTTCGACCCGGAGACGGTCTTCCGCCTCCAGCACGCCACCCGCAACCGCCGGTACGACATCTTCAAGAAGTACACGGACCGGGTGAACGAGCAGTCCGAGCGGCTGATGACGCTCCGCGGCCTGTTCGGCTTCAAGTCCGACCGCGCCCCGATCTCCGTCGACGAGGTCGAGTCGGTCGCCGACATCGTCAAGCGGTTCTCCACCGGCGCCATGTCGTACGGCTCGATCTCCCTGGAGGCGCACGAGACGCTCGCCATCGCGATGAACCAGCTCGGCGCCAAGTCCAACACCGGCGAGGGCGGCGAGGACGCCGACCGCCTGTACGACCCGGCGCGCCGCTCGTCCATCAAGCAGGTCGCCTCCGGCCGCTTCGGTGTCACCAGCGAGTACCTCGTCAACGCCGACGACATCCAGATCAAGATGGCGCAGGGCGCCAAGCCCGGCGAGGGCGGCCAGCTGCCCGGCCACAAGGTCTACCCCTGGGTCGCCAAGACCCGGCACTCCACCCCGGGCGTCGGCCTCATCTCGCCGCCGCCGCACCACGACATCTACTCCATCGAGGACCTGGCTCAGCTGATCCACGACCTCAAGAACGCCAACCCGGCGGCCCGCATCCACGTGAAGCTGGTCTCCGAGGTCGGCGTCGGCACGGTCGCGGCCGGTGTGTCCAAGGCCCACGCGGACGTCGTCCTGATCTCCGGCCACGACGGCGGAACGGGCGCCTCCCCGCTCACCTCCCTCAAGCACGCGGGCGGCCCCTGGGAGCTCGGCCTCGCCGAGACCCAGCAGACGCTGCTCCTCAACGGCCTGCGCGACCGCATCGTCGTGCAGACCGACGGCCAGCTCAAGACCGGCCGCGACGTCGTCATCGCCGCACTGCTGGGCGCCGAGGAGTTCGGTTTCGCGACCGCCCCGCTCGTCGTCTCCGGCTGCGTCATGATGCGCGTCTGCCACCTCGACACCTGCCCGGTCGGCATCGCCACGCAGAACCCCGTGCTGCGCGAGCGCTTCTCCGGCAAGGCCGAGTACGTCGTGAACTTCTTCCAGTTCATCGCCGAGGAGGTCCGCGAGATCCTCGCCGAGCTGGGCTTCCGCACGATCGAAGAGGCGGTCGGCCACGCCGAACTCCTCGACACCGACCGGGCGATCACCCACTGGAAGGCCCAGGGCCTCGACCTGGCGCCGCTGTTCCACGTGCCCGAGCTCCCCGAGGGCGCGGTCCGCCACCGGATCCACGAGCAGGACCACGGCCTCGCCAAGGCGCTCGACAACGAGCTGATCAAGCTCGCCGCCGACGCGCTCGGCGCCGACAGCGCGGAAGCCGCCCTGCCGGTCCGCGCCCAGGTCGCCATCCGCAACGTCAACCGCACCGTCGGTACGATGCTCGGCCACGAGATCACGAAGAAGTTCGGCGGTTCGGGCCTGCCCGAGAACACCGTCGACATCACCTTCACGGGTTCGGCCGGCCAGTCCTTCGGCGCCTTCCTCCCCGCCGGAGTCACCCTCCGCCTGGAGGGCGACGCCAACGACTACGTCGGCAAGGGCCTCTCCGGCGGCCGGATCGTCATCCGCCCGGACCGCGGCGCCGACCACCTCGCCGAGTACTCCACCATCGCGGGCAACACCATCGGCTACGGCGCCACCGGCGGCGAGCTGTTCCTGCGGGGCCGTACCGGCGAACGCTTCTGCGTCCGCAACTCCGGTGCCACCGTCGTCTCCGAAGGCGTGGGCGACCACGGCTGCGAGTACATGACCGGCGGCCACGCCGTCGTCCTCGGCGAGACCGGGCGCAACTTCGCCGCCGGCATGTCCGGCGGGGTCGCGTACGTCATCGACCTCGACCGCGACAACGTCAACTCGGGGAACCTCGGCGCGATCGAGGAACTCACCGAGGCCGACGCCCAGTGGCTGCACGACGTCGTGCGCCGCCACCAGGAGGAGACCGGCTCGACCGTCGCCGAGAAGCTCCTCGCCGAGTGGGCCACCGCCGTGACCCGCTTCAGCAAGATCATCCCGTCCACCTACAAGGCAGTGCTCGCCGCCAAGGACGCCGCTGAGCTCGCCGGTCTCTCCGAGCAGGAGACCACCGAGAAGATGATGGAGGCGGCGACCAATGGCTGA
- a CDS encoding DUF2199 domain-containing protein, protein MNHTAEAPAVWDPAFTDADDCLLSSDQCVIHAQHYFVRGLIEIPVIDSGEVFSWGVWVSLSRENFAAASDLWDTPGRESEKPYFGWLTTELLAYSSTPLNLKTNLHTRPVGQRPFVELEPTDHPLAVEQRTGITPDRVREIAAAVLHPFDEGRP, encoded by the coding sequence ATGAACCACACGGCCGAGGCGCCGGCCGTGTGGGACCCGGCCTTCACCGACGCCGACGACTGCCTGCTCTCGTCGGACCAGTGCGTGATCCACGCACAGCACTACTTCGTCCGGGGACTGATCGAGATACCGGTCATCGACAGCGGCGAGGTGTTCTCCTGGGGCGTCTGGGTCTCGCTCAGCCGTGAGAACTTCGCCGCAGCCTCGGATCTGTGGGACACGCCGGGCCGAGAGTCCGAGAAGCCGTACTTCGGCTGGCTCACCACGGAACTCCTGGCCTACTCGTCGACGCCCCTCAACCTGAAGACGAACCTGCACACCCGTCCGGTCGGGCAGCGCCCCTTCGTCGAGCTCGAACCCACCGACCACCCCCTCGCCGTCGAACAGCGCACGGGGATCACCCCGGACCGCGTGCGGGAGATCGCCGCAGCCGTACTCCACCCCTTCGACGAAGGCCGGCCGTGA